In Anthonomus grandis grandis chromosome 5, icAntGran1.3, whole genome shotgun sequence, the following are encoded in one genomic region:
- the LOC126736307 gene encoding uncharacterized protein LOC126736307, whose product MMLKFAIIFALLVIAVLGSNPPDISPNLAERNPLPWDPRFPPGLKHITHDFIRKHLVPQLRSEIREIIKLILRQLQQIIPYPIYEAAIPEPLREIAYYNVPLDNKLGK is encoded by the exons ATGATGTTGAAGTTTGCAATAATTTTCGCCTTGCTGGTGATAGCTGTGTTAG gttCAAATCCTCCAGATATTAGTCCTAATTTAGCAGAAAGAAATCCATTACCTTGGGATCCTCGTTTTCCTCCTGGTTTGAAACATATTACtcatgattttattagaaagcACTTAGTTCCTCAACTTCGGTCTGAAATaagagaaataattaaattgatattaagACAACTACAACAGATAATTCCTTATCCGATTTATGAAGCCGCAATTCCAGAACCTTTAAGAGAGATAGCGTACTATAATGT GCCATTAGATAACAAACTCGGGAAGTAA